The Haladaptatus paucihalophilus DX253 nucleotide sequence TTTCACCGATTCGCGCGCCGACTCGTTTCGATTCCCTCCCGGTTCGACGTCCGCCCCGTCGGCCACGGCGCGCGAATCGGCGAATTCACGGCCTACCACACGCCCGGCCACAATCCGGGGCACACGGCCTACGTTCACGACGGACTCGGCGTCGGCTTCCTCGGCGACCTCGTGTGGGAGCGCGACGGGACGCTGACGCCGCCCGAGTGGTGGGACTCCTACGACACCGGCGAAATCCGACGGAGCATCCGGGCGTTCGCCGGGTCCATCCCGCCGCTCGACCTCCTCTGTATGGGTCACGGCACGCCGATTCTCCGCGGCGGGTCCGACGCGCTCGCGTCGCTGGCTCGACAACTGTGACGCGTTTCGGTGATTCCTGTTGTTGCACCTCTCCCCGCCTCTAGCGTTCGTTCTCCCGTTCGAAACTCCTCGGTCCTTTCAGCCGTGATTTCAACCGCTAAGGTTCATCCACCCCGATTTCGGCTTCGCCTCTTTTTCCACCCGAATCGACCGGACGAGCGGCCGCTGGAAATCGGAAGCCGACCGTTCGACGGCGTGGGGTGGCCAAGTGAGCGGACCGAGCGGACGCTTTGCGTTCGCTCGGGGAGCGGGCGGTGGGGTTGGGTGCGGTGGAGTGGGTAGTCCCTAGCGACTGCAATCACCATCGCTGTTCTCCCCATCGTCGTTCTCCTCACCGATGTCGCCGTCGAGGCTATCGAATTCACGTGTTTCCCGGCCTCATTCCTTCTTCACGCATTTCTCCACACGTTCCCCAGTCACGCGGTTCTCCAATCACGCCGTTCCGTTCGATTTCATACGCCGAGTTCGTCGGCGAACTCGGACAGCGACTCGACGGTCAGGTCGGGGTCGCCGTCGAACGGTTCCCACGGCATATCCTTTCGATTCAGCCACACGCCCTGCAGTCCGGCGTGTCTCGCACCCATCACGTCGAACCACCCGGCCGTAACGTGGGCGAGTTCCTCGACCGGCACGTCGATTCGGTCGGCGGCGTGGCGGTACAGTTCCGCGTCGGGTTTGAACGTCCTCACCTCGTCGGCGCTGATGGTGTCCGAAAGCAGGTCGCCGATGTCGGCGTGTTCGACCATCGAATCGAGCATTTCGGGGTTGCCGTTCGAGACGACGTAACAGTCGTAGCCGCCGTCCCGCAACCGCTCGATGCCGCTCCGAACGTCGTCGAACACGTCGAGTTCGTGGTAGACCGCGAGGATTTCGTCGCGCTCGTCCGCGGACACGTCCGCGTCGTGGACCGACAGGGCGTATTCGAGCGCGTCGCGGTTCATCTCGTAGAACGTTTGATACGCGTCGATGTGATTGGCCACGAAGGTGTATTCGAGCGACCGAGCGCGCCAGAGTTTCGAGACGGGTTCCGGGTCGGCGACGCGCTCCGCGAGCGCCTTCTCGGCGGCGTCCACGTCCACCAGCGTGCTGTACGAGTCGAACGTCACCGTCGAAACGCGGTCGGAATCGAAGGCCATGCGTCGAACCGACGGAGCGGGGCAGGTTAATCCCTGGGGCGCGGCGGCACCACGACTATTTCCCTCCCCGTCCTATATCCGAATATGACCACGGCAAACGACGGTAACTCGTTCCTCCGACTGCTCGTCGTCATCGTTATCGCCCTCCTGGTGTTCCCGATGGCGATGATGCTGTTCGCGTTCCCCATGATGGGCGGGTGGATGATGGGCGGTCAATACGGCCCGGGATACGGGGCGATGCCCGTGTGGGGCTGGCTCGTCATGCTCGTCCCGCTCGGTCTCCTCGTCGCGCTGGGCTATCTCGCTTACCGAGTTCTCCGCTCCGGCGAGCACGGGACCGACCCGGCGCTCGCCGAACTGCGGATGGCGTACGCCCGCGGCGACATCTCGGAGGAGGAGTTCGAAAATCGACGCGAGCGACTCCGCGGCGAGCGCTGACCGCGTTCAGTCGGCGGAGTGCGCGCTTCCCTCGCCCATCTTTTTCGGGTTCATCATCCCCTCCTTGACGCCGAAGCGGACGAGCGCGGCGTTCACCGGGTAGGCGAACAGGAACCCCACCGAGAGCGAGAAGGCGAGCGACCCCCAGAACAGGGGACTCCCGAACTTCGCGCCCCCGGCGAGCAGGAGGTCCGTGCCGATGGCCGTGATTTCCATGATGGTTATCGACGGCGTTTCGCTGTAGAAGGCGTCGGCGAACGCCGTCCGGAAGCCTTCTCCCTCCTGCATCAGCGGCCCGACCGTCAGCGCGTAGCCGAAGACGTACGCGAGTGAGAACGTCCCCGCGGCCTGGACGAGCGTGCTCCCGATTGCGAGCATGCCCGCGATGGCGACCAAGCCGACCACTTCCCCGGCACCGCAGCCGGAGTAACAGTGTGCGGTCGAGCGAAAGCCGCGACGCCACAGCGAATCGTGGGAAATCTGGGTTCGTCCGGAGTACCAGTAGATGGCCAGTCCGAACGGTCCGGAGTACAGCGCGACGAGCGTCCAGACGAACTTCATCAGCGAGGGGAGCGCCCCGTTTCGCTCCCGGATGTCCCACCACAGGACGCCGACACAAACGAGGACGAGAAGCGCCCACGCACCGAGTAACGTCGGATTCGACAGTATCGGCTTCAGTAGTTCCCGCGCTGGCTCGAACGCGTGTTCGACCTGCGTGACGACGTGTGTGAGTTGCATGCGATGGTCACCTCGGAGTCCGCGTTCGGACCCGGATGTATGTGACCGCGCTTTTATACCGTTCTGGCTAATGACGACGAAAAATCACCGTCGGAAATGCACGGAAGACAAAAATCAGAGGCGCTTTCGTGTGCTCTATTTCAATTCACTGGTGGCCGGACACGCGAACTGGTTCGTACGGTTCTTCGAGATACGCCATGTCGCCCGAGGAGAGGTCGATGTCGAGCGCCTCGACGGCCTCCTCCAGGTGTTCGATGCTGGTCGTTCCGACGATGGGGGCGTCCACGGCGTCCTTGTGGAAGAGCCACGACAGCGCGATTTGCGCCATCGTAACGCCCTTCTCGGCGGCCAACTCCTGCACTCGTTCGTTGATTTCCTCGCCGCCACCCTCGGCGTAGGGGTGCTCGTGAGCGTAGTCGTCCGTCTTGCCGCGAGTAGTGTCCTCGAACGCCTCGTAGGGACGGGTGAGGAAGCCGCGGGCCAGCGGACTCCACGGGATGACACCCATGCCCTCCTTTTCACAGAGGGGGAGCATCTCACGCTCTTCCTCCCGGTACGCGAGGTTGTAGTGGTTCTGCATCGTGACGAACCGGTCCAGTCCGATTCGCTCGCTGGTGTAGAGCGCCTCGGCGAGTTGGTGTGCCCACATCGAACTGGCGCCGAGATAGCGGACCTTCTCGCGTCGAACCGCGTCGTCCAGCGCCCGCATGGTGGTTTCGATGGGCGTGTCGGGGTCCCAGCGGTGAATCTGGTAGAGGTCGATGGTGTCCATGCCCAATCGCTCGCGGGAGTTGTCGAGTTCCTGCTCGATGGCCTTCCGCGACAGGCCCCCGGAGTTGGGGTCGTTTTCGTCCATCTGGAAGTAGCCCTTCGTGGCGACGACCATCTCGTCGCGTCGGCCCTCCAGCGCCTTCCCGAGGATTCGCTCGCTTTCGCCCTTCGAGTACATGTTCGCCGTGTCGAAGAAGTTGATACCGAGGTCGATGGCCCGCTCGATGATGGGCATGCTCTCGTCCTCGTCCAACACCCATTCGCGCCAGTCGCTCGACCCGAAGCTCATACAGCCGAGACAGATTCGACTGACTTCCATTCCGGTGTCCCCGAGCGTCGTATACTCCATGCGCGTTCGCTCGTCGCCCGCGAGGAAAAAGGTACGGGCAACGGAGATTCCCTCGGTCGAACGAACGGCCTCTCCCGCGAAGTACGGTATCGGGAGGAGAACCCCACGGATTTCGATACTACTAATTATTAGGCAACGAATACGATAGTTGATAGAGAAGTTGAAACGATGATGGACGACATCCGTGTGCTATTCGTTGACCCCCTCTCTGACGCGGGTGTTTTTCCGGACCGTCTCGCCGATGCCATCGACTATCTCTCCGTCGTGGAGGCGCGGACCACGGACGAAGCACTCGATGTCCTGTCGGAGCGTCGTATCGACTGCGTTATCAGCGCCTACGCGCTTCCCGATTCCGACGGTATCGAGTTGTTGCACGCGGTCAGGCAAACGAGATTGAACCTTCCGTACATCCTCTGTACCGAATCCGGGAGCGAAAAAATCGCAAGCAGAGCCATCTCCGCCGGTGTGACCGAGTACCTCCGGGCCGGGGACACCGACCCGGAAACGCTGGCGAAGCGCGTCGAACGAATCGTCTCTCCATCCGAAACGAGCGGCACCGACCGGCGATTTAATCACTACCGTTCCATCGTGCAGGCGATGGGCGACGGTGTGTACACGCTGGACACGAACGGCCGTATGACCGCCGTCAACGATACCCTCGTCGATATCTCGGGCTACGAACGTGACGAACTCGTCGGCGAGCACATCTCGATGCTGTTGGACGACGAGGACGTCGAGCGCGGGGACGAACTCATCAGAGGCCTCATCCGTGATAACGACGCCGTCGGTCAGTTACAGGCGACGCTTCATACGGTGGATGGGAGGACCGTCCCGTGCGAGGCCCGCATCGGGTTGCTCACGCACAACGACGTGTTTCGCGGAACCGTGGGAGTGTTCCGAAGTATCGAGGAGCACGAACACGTCAAGAAGGAGCTTCGTGACGAAAAACGACGAATCGAGGAACTCCACGAAGTGGCATCGGAGATGGAGTCGTGCCAAACGGCGGACGAAATCTGTGACCTGACCGTCGATGCGGCGGAAAGTATCCTCCAGTTCGACATCTGCGGCGTCGACCTCATCGAGGACGACCACTTCGTTCCGACGGCGATTTCCACCGGTATGACGAACGACGGGTACTCCAAACTCCGGACCAACGAGGGTATCGCCGGGAAGACGCATCAAAACAACGAGACGTACGTCATCGACGACGTGCGCGAGGAATCGGATGCGGTCCCGGCACAGGCCGAATACCGGTCGCTCCTCAGCGTTCCCGTCGGTGACGAGGGCATCTTTCAGGCGGGGTCGCGCGACGTCGCGTCCTTCGACCACGACGACGCCGAACTGGCCGAACTGCTGGTTTCACACACCGCCGAGGCGCTTCGGCGAATCAGCTCGCAAACGGCCCTTCGGGAGAGCGAGGAGAAGTACCGAACGCTGGTCGAACAGAGCCATGACGCGATCTATATCTACCGAAACGACTCGTTCGAGTTCATCAACCAGCGCGTGTGTGACTTGACCGGGTACACGCGAGACGAACTCATGGAGATGGAAATCTGGGACCTGATACATCCCGACGACCGCGAGGAGGTAAAGCACATCGCAAGCGGTCGAAGCCGCGGCGAGCACTCGCCGCACTACGAGGCCCGCGTCGAGACGAAACACGGCGACATCAGGCATATCGAATTCAGCGTGCGCATCATCACGTACGAGGGCAAACACGCGCACCTCGGCTCCGCCCGTGACGTGACCGGCCGAAAGAAGCGAAAGCAGGAGCTCAAGCGACAGAACGAGCGCTTGGAGGAGTTCGCCAGCGTCATCTCCCACGACCTTCGCAATCCCTTGAACGTCGCACAGGGCCATCTCGAACTCGCTAAAGAACGCGGAGAGGACCGCCACTTCGAGAAGTCGGAGAGCGCCCTCGACCGAATGGAGAGCCTCATCGCCGACCTCCTAACGCTAGCGCGACAGGGGCAGGTCGTCAGCGAAACGGAACCGGTCGAACTTCCGACCATCGTTCGACAGGCGTGGTCGAACGTCGAGACGGGGGACCGAACGCTCATCGTGGATACCCTCGGAACCGTCGATGCCGACCCCGGACGACTGCAGGAACTGTTCGAGAACCTGTTTCGAAACGCGGTCGAACACGCCGGTGACGAGACGACCGTTCGCGTCGGGGAACTCGCGGACGGCTTCTACGTCGAGGACGACGGTCCCGGAATCCCCCCCGAGGAACGCGACGCCGTGTTCGAACACGGCCACACGACCGCAAAGAGCGGGTCCGGACTCGGACTGTCCATCGTGAAGGGCATCGCAAACGCACACGGCTGGTCCATCTCCGTGTCCGACGGATCGGACGGCGGCGCACGCTTTCGGATTCGACGGAGCTAGGTGCCCCCCGCCCTCGCCGCCGCACGTTTCGTTCTCCGCTCGCTCGACATCGACGCGAAACGGTTCTTCCTCCGCTACTTATCGAGCTACTCCCACCGAAACCCTTCGACGGTCAGCGCTGGCAGCGGACTCGACTGTAACCCGGCGGTCGGTTCGGGGTCGTTGTACGACCGCGGAGCCACGTCGTTCGGTCCGTCCGGGTAGAACAGCGACGCCAGCAGTTGAATCTGTCCGCGGCCGACGCCGAGTTCGAACTGCCCGC carries:
- a CDS encoding MBL fold metallo-hydrolase encodes the protein MARQLAPGVWMLELAVPVVGANAFLVDDGEVTLVDAGLPRFGLRRELHEAGYDAADIDRVLLTHYDIDHVGGLRDLPSLDAPVFVGERDADLLAGRYDPPLFHHKGAFHRFARRLVSIPSRFDVRPVGHGARIGEFTAYHTPGHNPGHTAYVHDGLGVGFLGDLVWERDGTLTPPEWWDSYDTGEIRRSIRAFAGSIPPLDLLCMGHGTPILRGGSDALASLARQL
- a CDS encoding haloacid dehalogenase type II, yielding MAFDSDRVSTVTFDSYSTLVDVDAAEKALAERVADPEPVSKLWRARSLEYTFVANHIDAYQTFYEMNRDALEYALSVHDADVSADERDEILAVYHELDVFDDVRSGIERLRDGGYDCYVVSNGNPEMLDSMVEHADIGDLLSDTISADEVRTFKPDAELYRHAADRIDVPVEELAHVTAGWFDVMGARHAGLQGVWLNRKDMPWEPFDGDPDLTVESLSEFADELGV
- a CDS encoding SHOCT domain-containing protein, with the translated sequence MTTANDGNSFLRLLVVIVIALLVFPMAMMLFAFPMMGGWMMGGQYGPGYGAMPVWGWLVMLVPLGLLVALGYLAYRVLRSGEHGTDPALAELRMAYARGDISEEEFENRRERLRGER
- a CDS encoding DUF4396 domain-containing protein: MQLTHVVTQVEHAFEPARELLKPILSNPTLLGAWALLVLVCVGVLWWDIRERNGALPSLMKFVWTLVALYSGPFGLAIYWYSGRTQISHDSLWRRGFRSTAHCYSGCGAGEVVGLVAIAGMLAIGSTLVQAAGTFSLAYVFGYALTVGPLMQEGEGFRTAFADAFYSETPSITIMEITAIGTDLLLAGGAKFGSPLFWGSLAFSLSVGFLFAYPVNAALVRFGVKEGMMNPKKMGEGSAHSAD
- a CDS encoding aldo/keto reductase, translating into MEYTTLGDTGMEVSRICLGCMSFGSSDWREWVLDEDESMPIIERAIDLGINFFDTANMYSKGESERILGKALEGRRDEMVVATKGYFQMDENDPNSGGLSRKAIEQELDNSRERLGMDTIDLYQIHRWDPDTPIETTMRALDDAVRREKVRYLGASSMWAHQLAEALYTSERIGLDRFVTMQNHYNLAYREEEREMLPLCEKEGMGVIPWSPLARGFLTRPYEAFEDTTRGKTDDYAHEHPYAEGGGEEINERVQELAAEKGVTMAQIALSWLFHKDAVDAPIVGTTSIEHLEEAVEALDIDLSSGDMAYLEEPYEPVRVSGHQ
- a CDS encoding PAS domain S-box protein, whose protein sequence is MMDDIRVLFVDPLSDAGVFPDRLADAIDYLSVVEARTTDEALDVLSERRIDCVISAYALPDSDGIELLHAVRQTRLNLPYILCTESGSEKIASRAISAGVTEYLRAGDTDPETLAKRVERIVSPSETSGTDRRFNHYRSIVQAMGDGVYTLDTNGRMTAVNDTLVDISGYERDELVGEHISMLLDDEDVERGDELIRGLIRDNDAVGQLQATLHTVDGRTVPCEARIGLLTHNDVFRGTVGVFRSIEEHEHVKKELRDEKRRIEELHEVASEMESCQTADEICDLTVDAAESILQFDICGVDLIEDDHFVPTAISTGMTNDGYSKLRTNEGIAGKTHQNNETYVIDDVREESDAVPAQAEYRSLLSVPVGDEGIFQAGSRDVASFDHDDAELAELLVSHTAEALRRISSQTALRESEEKYRTLVEQSHDAIYIYRNDSFEFINQRVCDLTGYTRDELMEMEIWDLIHPDDREEVKHIASGRSRGEHSPHYEARVETKHGDIRHIEFSVRIITYEGKHAHLGSARDVTGRKKRKQELKRQNERLEEFASVISHDLRNPLNVAQGHLELAKERGEDRHFEKSESALDRMESLIADLLTLARQGQVVSETEPVELPTIVRQAWSNVETGDRTLIVDTLGTVDADPGRLQELFENLFRNAVEHAGDETTVRVGELADGFYVEDDGPGIPPEERDAVFEHGHTTAKSGSGLGLSIVKGIANAHGWSISVSDGSDGGARFRIRRS